In Sphingobacteriales bacterium, a single window of DNA contains:
- the porU gene encoding type IX secretion system sortase PorU codes for MIFSDPFLNHKRKYSLYILLFFLSFFNQPVFAQEKLTLDRQLDWKEKTIYLIDNEQITISSFDNASIDFSSFPTPYFHETFFAETGTEYIISVKNLTYEPELHQNIHIPDKPVYYVNSSVFQGMNSYDVVVFPYHINSQTNQAERLVSFTIEIDIKGINEELLSGKKTYRSVTQSVLAEGEWYMLKVKESGIYKIDYNFLKNMGIDPSKINPKKIRIYGFGGGMLPMPNKAERPEDLIENAIYVSGQEDNVFNPDDFILFYGESPHQWYYDSTGKVFKHSFHYYSDYNCYFLTISQDEGLRISEIPSLTETPQKTISDYIWLDFHEKVMRTEINDYVKSGRDWFGEELKTTSTLSVSFNVPDINKAYPVSFISYVAGRSSSNSSFTINIHGNNFTQYINSVNTGDYLANYCTTAVNRFSFLPVKNELDFMLTYNKPNSNAIGWLNYISVNARANLKLNSGQLNIYDTLPLNKVSELSITSSLSDFYLWDVTTKCLPASRQKVKNGNIFSFRIKPVENHHFIACAPGSEYTPLFSGKIANQNLHGIANVDMVIISYPEYLPQANKLADFRRKNDSLSVFITTPQQIYNEFSSGVQDITAIRDFLRHIYKNNTQPEKQLKYVLLIGDASYDYRDVLTGNTNRIPTFQSLICYSPISSYASDDFYGFLDDSEGNFDDLYASMYDKMDIAIGRLSVSTKTEAENVVNKIIHYYSTASMGNWRNNILFVSDDVDDGGFNAHIEHSEVLSNYLSNNVKNLNINKVYMDAYQQVSSSNGPKYPEAQKAINEQVEKGNLVVNYIGHGGEVGWAHERVLEISDINSWKNIDKLPVFVTATCEFSRYDDPARVSAGELVLLNPKGGAVALLTTSRVVYVQANEVLTTNLYKDNFFERKNGLHKRLGDILIETKNKTGFSDNTRKFILLGDPSMKLAYPDYIVKALSVPDTFRALEKINISGQVEDIQGNRLVNFNGKVNTTIFDKASTIKTLDNDHYNKSVAFRLMNNVIFQGVSSVDSGMFNFTFIVPKDISYAEDFGKISFYATNNQIDGSGYYDNFIVGGTSDSIFNDQKGPSVRVFIGDSNFISGGITGENPLLYVIVYDPSGINTVGNGIGHEILGYLDNEDPIVLNPYYQSRLNSYKEGEIYYQLTNLSEGKHTMVVKVWDVHNNSATGSVDFEVVKSDEPAIENVFTYPNPFNQSTIVSFEHNLSGQVFDVKIDILSAQGQIVKTISGQFSGDASRNISVEWNPNKDFGKAIESGVYFITVSLTTRDGKKAVGRCKTIFFNGNN; via the coding sequence ATGATTTTTTCCGATCCTTTTTTAAACCACAAACGTAAGTATTCTCTATATATTTTGCTTTTTTTTCTGTCATTTTTTAATCAGCCAGTTTTTGCTCAGGAAAAACTGACACTCGACAGACAGCTTGATTGGAAAGAAAAAACCATTTACCTCATTGATAACGAACAAATTACGATCTCATCTTTTGATAATGCCAGTATCGATTTTTCATCATTTCCTACCCCTTATTTTCATGAAACATTTTTTGCCGAAACCGGCACCGAATATATCATCTCAGTGAAAAACCTGACCTATGAGCCTGAGCTGCATCAGAATATACACATTCCTGATAAACCTGTTTATTATGTCAACAGTTCTGTTTTTCAAGGAATGAATTCATATGATGTTGTTGTTTTTCCTTACCACATAAATAGCCAGACCAATCAGGCGGAACGCCTTGTCAGTTTTACCATTGAAATCGACATAAAGGGAATTAATGAGGAATTGTTATCCGGGAAGAAAACCTACAGATCAGTTACCCAATCGGTATTGGCAGAAGGCGAATGGTATATGCTAAAAGTAAAGGAATCAGGCATTTACAAGATTGATTATAATTTTCTCAAAAACATGGGAATCGATCCGTCAAAGATTAATCCTAAGAAAATCAGGATTTATGGATTTGGCGGTGGCATGCTTCCCATGCCCAACAAGGCAGAACGACCGGAAGATCTGATTGAAAATGCCATCTATGTTTCAGGACAGGAAGATAATGTATTCAATCCGGATGACTTTATTTTGTTTTATGGAGAAAGCCCCCATCAATGGTATTATGATTCAACCGGGAAGGTTTTTAAACATTCTTTTCATTATTATTCCGATTATAACTGCTATTTTCTGACCATCTCACAGGATGAAGGGTTAAGAATCAGTGAAATCCCTTCACTGACCGAGACACCCCAAAAAACCATCAGCGACTATATCTGGCTCGATTTTCATGAAAAAGTGATGCGCACCGAAATTAATGATTATGTAAAATCGGGCAGAGACTGGTTCGGGGAAGAGCTGAAAACTACTTCCACACTATCCGTTTCATTCAATGTCCCTGACATTAACAAAGCCTATCCTGTCAGTTTTATTTCTTATGTTGCCGGACGCTCTTCTTCCAACAGCTCCTTTACTATTAATATTCATGGCAACAACTTTACACAATACATCAATTCGGTAAATACCGGAGATTATCTGGCCAACTATTGTACAACGGCTGTCAACAGGTTTTCATTTCTTCCCGTAAAAAATGAACTTGATTTTATGCTGACCTACAACAAGCCCAACAGCAATGCCATTGGCTGGCTTAATTATATTTCCGTGAATGCACGGGCTAACCTGAAACTTAACAGCGGACAACTCAACATTTACGATACCCTTCCACTGAACAAAGTTTCTGAGCTTAGTATCACGAGCAGCCTGAGCGATTTTTACCTGTGGGATGTAACAACAAAGTGCCTGCCTGCCTCCCGGCAAAAAGTTAAAAACGGAAATATCTTTTCTTTCAGAATAAAACCTGTTGAAAATCATCATTTTATTGCCTGTGCCCCCGGAAGTGAATACACTCCTTTATTTTCCGGAAAAATTGCCAATCAAAACCTTCATGGCATCGCCAATGTAGATATGGTCATTATCTCCTATCCCGAATATCTGCCTCAGGCCAACAAGCTGGCCGATTTCAGAAGAAAAAATGATTCTCTGAGTGTTTTTATTACTACTCCGCAACAAATCTACAATGAATTTTCATCTGGCGTTCAGGACATTACAGCCATACGGGATTTTCTGAGACATATTTATAAAAACAACACCCAACCCGAAAAACAGCTGAAATATGTGTTGCTGATCGGTGACGCCTCCTACGACTACCGTGATGTTCTGACCGGAAATACCAACCGCATCCCTACCTTTCAGAGTTTAATCTGCTATAGCCCCATCTCATCCTATGCTTCTGATGATTTCTATGGCTTTTTGGACGATTCCGAAGGAAACTTTGACGACCTTTATGCTTCCATGTATGATAAAATGGACATAGCCATCGGAAGACTCTCTGTATCGACAAAAACTGAAGCTGAAAATGTAGTCAATAAAATTATTCATTATTATTCAACAGCGAGCATGGGAAACTGGAGAAACAATATTCTTTTCGTATCGGATGATGTGGATGACGGAGGATTCAATGCCCATATCGAGCACTCTGAGGTATTGTCAAACTATCTGTCGAACAATGTAAAAAACCTGAATATTAATAAAGTTTATATGGATGCCTATCAGCAGGTATCATCATCAAATGGTCCGAAATATCCGGAGGCCCAGAAAGCAATCAACGAGCAGGTTGAAAAAGGGAATCTGGTGGTCAACTATATCGGACATGGTGGCGAAGTAGGCTGGGCACACGAAAGAGTACTGGAAATCAGCGATATAAATTCATGGAAAAACATTGACAAATTACCAGTATTTGTAACCGCCACCTGTGAATTCAGCCGTTATGACGATCCGGCAAGGGTCTCGGCAGGTGAGTTGGTACTGCTGAATCCAAAAGGCGGGGCCGTAGCCTTACTCACCACCTCAAGGGTAGTTTATGTGCAGGCAAATGAAGTATTAACTACGAATTTGTATAAAGACAACTTCTTTGAACGCAAAAACGGGCTGCATAAACGATTAGGAGATATTTTGATTGAAACAAAAAACAAGACAGGATTTTCGGATAACACCAGAAAATTTATTTTACTGGGAGACCCCTCCATGAAACTTGCATATCCTGATTATATCGTAAAAGCATTGTCTGTTCCTGATACTTTCCGCGCTTTGGAGAAAATTAACATTAGCGGACAAGTTGAAGACATTCAGGGTAACCGTCTTGTAAATTTTAACGGAAAAGTAAACACCACTATTTTTGATAAGGCCAGTACCATTAAAACCCTCGATAACGACCATTACAATAAATCTGTGGCATTCAGGCTCATGAACAATGTAATATTTCAGGGAGTTTCGAGTGTTGACAGCGGAATGTTCAATTTCACCTTTATTGTTCCGAAAGATATTTCCTATGCCGAAGACTTTGGAAAAATCAGCTTTTACGCAACGAACAATCAGATTGACGGAAGCGGCTATTACGACAATTTTATTGTTGGCGGCACTTCCGATTCCATCTTCAATGACCAGAAAGGACCATCTGTCAGGGTATTTATCGGAGATTCCAACTTTATTTCGGGAGGAATAACAGGTGAAAACCCGCTGCTCTACGTCATAGTTTACGACCCGAGCGGAATTAATACGGTCGGCAACGGGATAGGTCATGAAATTCTGGGTTATCTTGACAATGAAGACCCTATCGTACTGAATCCCTATTACCAGTCAAGACTTAACAGCTATAAGGAAGGGGAGATTTATTACCAGTTAACCAATCTTTCAGAGGGAAAACATACCATGGTAGTAAAAGTATGGGATGTCCATAACAATTCTGCTACAGGAAGTGTTGATTTTGAAGTAGTTAAATCGGATGAACCTGCCATAGAAAATGTCTTCACTTATCCCAATCCGTTCAACCAATCGACTATTGTTTCATTTGAACATAATTTGTCGGGACAGGTTTTTGATGTCAAAATTGATATTTTATCA